The Bacillota bacterium genome window below encodes:
- a CDS encoding prepilin-type N-terminal cleavage/methylation domain-containing protein, which translates to MRRVTSMKRNGFTLIELLVVIAIIAILAAILFPVFAQAREKARMTGCLSNTKQIGLAHNMYIQDYDETFVWNPWPGGPGGAPWCGNPDQPTLIWTGALMPYIKNKGVFQCPSIGAGRTQSMCPWCPQVGDCRYYVANYVEANGRLPDYCITYGFNEYVIGNQCTPRTLGSIGSPASVAIFADSIAMMWASFYGITVNGEGPFWCASDPTSGWMYGIPVHHVTGPANKPVGAINFVYADGHAKSDRNFWADDSYPVHCRGGYRGALLWKD; encoded by the coding sequence ATGAGGAGGGTAACCAGCATGAAACGCAACGGCTTTACGCTCATCGAACTGCTCGTCGTGATAGCGATTATCGCTATCCTGGCGGCGATCCTGTTCCCCGTGTTCGCACAGGCACGGGAGAAGGCACGCATGACCGGTTGTCTGTCCAACACGAAGCAAATTGGTCTGGCGCACAACATGTACATTCAGGACTACGACGAGACCTTCGTGTGGAACCCCTGGCCTGGCGGACCCGGTGGGGCGCCCTGGTGCGGCAACCCGGACCAGCCTACCCTGATATGGACCGGTGCGTTGATGCCGTACATCAAGAACAAGGGAGTGTTCCAGTGTCCCAGCATTGGCGCAGGGCGTACCCAGAGCATGTGTCCCTGGTGTCCACAAGTCGGCGACTGCCGGTACTATGTGGCAAACTATGTGGAGGCTAACGGACGGTTGCCGGACTACTGCATCACCTACGGCTTCAACGAGTATGTCATCGGCAACCAGTGCACGCCGCGCACACTTGGCTCCATCGGCTCGCCCGCTTCGGTGGCTATCTTTGCGGACAGCATCGCCATGATGTGGGCGTCCTTCTACGGTATCACCGTCAACGGGGAGGGTCCCTTCTGGTGTGCTTCCGACCCCACCAGCGGCTGGATGTACGGCATTCCCGTACACCACGTGACGGGACCTGCCAATAAGCCTGTGGGTGCCATCAACTTCGTGTATGCGGATGGTCACGCTAAGTCCGATAGAAACTTCTGGGCGGACGATTCCTATCCGGTGCACTGTCGCGGCGGCTATCGCGGCGCGTTGCTCTGGAAAGACTGA